One segment of Sphingomonas qomolangmaensis DNA contains the following:
- a CDS encoding YcgN family cysteine cluster protein has protein sequence MNAPATGRFWEGDIPLEKLDRGQWEALCDGCGKCCLHKFEDEDTGELAATNVACKLLDNATAQCSDYRNRRAYVPDCVRLTPKAVYRIHWLPSTCAYRLRADFLPLPEWHHLVCGDRDAVHRAGVSVRGWTISENDAGDLEHHLIDREL, from the coding sequence TTGAACGCGCCCGCGACCGGGCGCTTCTGGGAAGGCGATATCCCGCTCGAAAAGCTCGACCGCGGCCAGTGGGAAGCGCTGTGCGACGGCTGCGGCAAATGCTGCCTCCACAAGTTCGAGGACGAGGACACCGGCGAACTGGCGGCGACCAATGTCGCGTGCAAGCTGCTCGACAACGCCACCGCGCAGTGCAGCGATTATCGCAACCGCCGCGCCTATGTGCCCGATTGCGTGCGGCTGACGCCCAAGGCGGTGTACCGGATCCACTGGCTGCCATCGACCTGCGCGTACCGGCTACGCGCCGATTTCCTGCCGCTGCCCGAATGGCATCATCTGGTGTGCGGCGACCGCGACGCGGTGCATCGCGCCGGCGTGTCGGTGCGCGGCTGGACGATTTCGGAGAATGACGCGGGCGACCTCGAACATCATCTGATCGACCGCGAATTGTGA
- a CDS encoding SCO family protein, translated as MNEFKTSVAALLFLLLAACGQPASEPAGEPPLAGARIGGPFALTDPQGKTVRDTDFAGKYRIVYFGYTFCPDVCPVDMQNIGAGLKQFEASDPALAAKVVPIFITVDPARDTPAIVGEFVANFHPRTVGLTGSQEAITAALKGYAGMATKRDSPNPDAYLVDHTRITYLMGPEGQPIALIPADESPEAVTEMLKRWVR; from the coding sequence TCAAAACCAGCGTCGCCGCCCTGTTGTTCCTGCTGCTTGCCGCGTGCGGCCAGCCGGCGTCCGAGCCTGCGGGCGAACCCCCGCTTGCCGGCGCGCGGATCGGCGGGCCGTTCGCGCTGACTGACCCGCAAGGCAAGACGGTGCGCGACACCGATTTCGCGGGCAAATATCGGATCGTCTATTTCGGCTACACCTTCTGCCCCGATGTCTGCCCGGTCGACATGCAGAATATCGGCGCCGGGCTGAAGCAGTTCGAGGCGAGCGATCCTGCGCTTGCCGCCAAGGTGGTGCCGATCTTCATCACCGTCGATCCGGCGCGCGATACCCCCGCAATAGTCGGCGAATTCGTCGCCAATTTCCATCCGCGTACGGTGGGGCTGACGGGATCGCAGGAAGCGATCACCGCGGCGCTCAAGGGCTATGCCGGCATGGCGACCAAGCGCGATTCGCCCAATCCCGACGCGTATCTGGTCGATCACACGCGGATCACCTATCTGATGGGGCCTGAAGGACAGCCGATCGCGCTGATCCCCGCCGATGAAAGCCCCGAAGCGGTGACCGAGATGCTCAAGCGCTGGGTCCGTTGA